Below is a window of Dehalococcoidia bacterium DNA.
GCATCCACTGCGTCAGCGAGGATAAAAAACAGGTTGCCTTTCTCTTTGCGGTAATCGGAAAAGGCACCGACTGGCTCTCTCGCGCCAAACCGGGCGACAGACTAGACGTGCTCGGCCCACTGGGTAACGGCTTCACCCTTATGCCCTCGTCGCGCGAGATACTGCTGACGGCGGGCGGTATAGGCCTGGCCCCGCTCATCTTTCTGGCTGAACGGGCCACTCAAAAAGGCGTGCGCGTTAACCTGGCTTACGGCACGGCGAATGACCAACGCTACAGCAAGGAACTGCTGCCCAAAGGCATCAGGCTGGTGGAATTCACTGACGACGGCAGCTGCGGGAGGCACGGCCTGGTAACGGAATGCGTGCCCGATTTCCTCGATTCGGTGGACCAGATATTCGTGTGCGGGCCGCTGCTCATGTACCGGGCGCTGGTCAAGCAGCAGAACCTCAAAGGCAAGAATGTCCAGGTATCCCTGGAGACGCGCATGGCCTGCGGGCTGGGCGTGTGTTACGGCTGTACAGTCAAGACATGTTCCGGTCTCAAGCAGGTTTGCCACGACGGCCCGGTGTTCAACCTGGATGAGGTGGTGTGGGAGGAGATGGCGGGGATTTAAACCGCCAAGTACGTAGCGGCGACCGGCCGGTCGCCACCACGAGGGCAATGATGATAAAAACCGAAACCCTTGAACTTCAGTCCAAAGGCCACGGCGACATTCTTGACCTCACCGCGCGAGTGGCAGAAATCGTCACGCAATCCAAGCTCAAGGATGGAATTGTTACAGTCTTCGTTATCGGCTCCACGGCAGCTATTACCACTATCGAGTTCGAGCCCAACCTGGTCGCCGATTTCAACGAGATGTGGCAGAAGCTCGCGCCGGAAGGCGTGCCATACCACCACGACAACACCTGGGGGGATGCCAACGGCTACGCCCACGTGCGGGCTTCACTGCTTGGAGCTTCGCTGGTCATCCCGTTCAATGGCGGCAAACTGGTTCTGGGGACATGGCAGCAGGTGGTGCTGGTGGATTTCGACGAAAGGCCGCGCAGGCGTAAGATCGTTGTGC
It encodes the following:
- a CDS encoding dihydroorotate dehydrogenase electron transfer subunit, which gives rise to IHCVSEDKKQVAFLFAVIGKGTDWLSRAKPGDRLDVLGPLGNGFTLMPSSREILLTAGGIGLAPLIFLAERATQKGVRVNLAYGTANDQRYSKELLPKGIRLVEFTDDGSCGRHGLVTECVPDFLDSVDQIFVCGPLLMYRALVKQQNLKGKNVQVSLETRMACGLGVCYGCTVKTCSGLKQVCHDGPVFNLDEVVWEEMAGI
- a CDS encoding YjbQ family protein; this encodes MMIKTETLELQSKGHGDILDLTARVAEIVTQSKLKDGIVTVFVIGSTAAITTIEFEPNLVADFNEMWQKLAPEGVPYHHDNTWGDANGYAHVRASLLGASLVIPFNGGKLVLGTWQQVVLVDFDERPRRRKIVVQVMGK